The Candidatus Mycolicibacterium alkanivorans genome contains a region encoding:
- a CDS encoding Mce protein, giving the protein MADEPDVPEGDVAVTDAKTETETDAEAVEEAAAAGPEQPRSHVRLAMVVGLAVVVALGGLTGWLGYRAYQVRQAEQLRELVVSVGRQGAINLTTIDFEHADADVQRILDSSTDAFYDDFAKRSQPFVDVVKQAKSKSVGTINEAGLERVSGNEGQVLVAVTVKTENAGAQNQPPRNWRMRLTVKKTAAEEAKVSKVEFVP; this is encoded by the coding sequence GTGGCCGACGAGCCGGACGTCCCCGAGGGCGACGTCGCAGTCACCGACGCAAAGACGGAGACCGAAACCGACGCTGAGGCGGTCGAGGAGGCGGCGGCGGCGGGCCCCGAACAGCCCAGGTCGCACGTCCGACTCGCGATGGTCGTCGGGCTGGCGGTCGTGGTGGCGCTGGGTGGGTTGACGGGCTGGCTGGGCTATCGTGCCTACCAGGTCCGGCAGGCCGAGCAGCTGCGCGAATTGGTGGTCAGCGTCGGCCGCCAGGGTGCGATCAATCTGACTACCATCGACTTCGAGCATGCCGACGCCGATGTCCAGCGCATCCTCGACTCGTCGACCGACGCGTTCTACGACGACTTCGCCAAGCGGTCCCAGCCGTTCGTCGACGTCGTCAAGCAGGCCAAGTCCAAGTCCGTCGGCACGATCAACGAGGCTGGCCTGGAGCGGGTGAGCGGCAACGAAGGTCAGGTCCTGGTGGCCGTCACCGTCAAGACGGAAAACGCGGGCGCGCAGAACCAGCCGCCGCGCAACTGGCGGATGCGGCTCACGGTCAAGAAGACCGCCGCCGAGGAAGCAAAGGTCTCGAAAGTGGAGTTCGTACCGTGA
- a CDS encoding fasciclin domain-containing protein has product MSTRTKTLGVAAAFAAIAVAIPTAVQAYAEPAPTPTVTAAPSTSAIPVPSVTQLPDPQGPACDAYKNAVPTGAGSFTGMGSEVASAAIAANPDLSTFSSAISGKLNPAVNIVSVLDGGPYVVFAPTNDAFAKLDEAALAKLKSDPTVLLPTLFYHMVLGYLGPENVAGKMPTQDGRLVSVEGKGGDIKINDSAKVVCSYAAKGAYIYMIDTVLTPGEGGTPSTSSTSSTSSAETTPSAPSTSTGAPAAPATTSAAPTTTKAPNA; this is encoded by the coding sequence GTGAGCACTCGTACCAAGACCCTCGGCGTGGCCGCAGCTTTTGCCGCGATCGCCGTCGCAATCCCGACGGCCGTCCAGGCCTACGCCGAACCGGCCCCCACGCCGACCGTCACCGCGGCGCCGAGCACCTCGGCGATCCCGGTTCCCAGCGTCACCCAGCTGCCCGATCCGCAGGGGCCCGCCTGTGACGCCTACAAGAACGCGGTGCCCACCGGAGCGGGTTCGTTCACCGGCATGGGCAGCGAGGTCGCGTCGGCGGCCATCGCGGCCAACCCGGATCTGAGCACGTTCAGCTCGGCCATCTCCGGCAAGCTGAATCCGGCGGTGAACATCGTCAGCGTCCTCGACGGCGGGCCCTATGTGGTCTTCGCCCCGACCAACGACGCGTTCGCCAAGCTCGACGAGGCCGCACTGGCCAAGCTGAAGAGCGATCCGACCGTGCTGCTGCCGACGCTCTTCTACCACATGGTGCTCGGCTACCTCGGCCCGGAAAACGTGGCGGGCAAGATGCCCACCCAGGACGGCCGGCTGGTCAGCGTCGAAGGCAAGGGCGGTGACATCAAGATCAACGACAGCGCCAAGGTGGTCTGCAGCTACGCCGCCAAGGGTGCGTACATCTACATGATCGACACCGTGCTGACCCCGGGTGAGGGCGGCACGCCGTCGACCTCCAGCACGTCGAGCACCTCGAGCGCCGAGACGACGCCGTCGGCGCCGAGCACCTCCACCGGGGCCCCGGCGGCTCCGGCCACCACGTCGGCCGCGCCGACCACCACCAAGGCGCCGAACGCCTAG
- a CDS encoding enoyl-CoA hydratase, which produces MTTIDSPHTYAGHAQLTVSLDDGVLSLTLNRPESLNALNAPMLDTLAESLEAAAEDPWVKVVRLGGAGRGFCSGAGISAEDQANRSGMTPGEVLEATNRVVRALVALPKPAVAVVHGPAAGVGVSLALACDVILASEKAFFLLAFTRIGLMPDGGATALVAAAIGRIRAMRMALLAERIFAAEAFEFGLVSSVHPADELDAAVAKVIDTLVSGPAVSLRKTKQAVNAATLTELEDAIGREVEGQKVLLAAPDFVEGTEAFQEHRKPTFTDD; this is translated from the coding sequence ATCACCACGATCGACTCGCCCCACACCTACGCCGGCCACGCGCAGCTGACCGTATCGCTGGATGACGGCGTGCTGTCGCTGACGCTCAACCGGCCAGAAAGCCTCAACGCGCTCAACGCGCCGATGCTCGATACGCTCGCCGAGAGCCTGGAGGCCGCCGCCGAGGACCCCTGGGTGAAGGTCGTGCGTCTCGGCGGAGCCGGGCGCGGGTTCTGCTCCGGTGCGGGCATCAGCGCCGAGGATCAGGCCAACCGCTCCGGGATGACCCCGGGCGAGGTTCTCGAGGCGACGAACCGCGTGGTGCGTGCGCTCGTGGCGCTGCCCAAGCCGGCGGTCGCCGTGGTTCACGGCCCGGCGGCGGGTGTCGGGGTGTCGCTGGCGCTGGCCTGCGATGTCATATTGGCTTCGGAGAAGGCCTTTTTCCTGTTGGCATTCACCAGGATCGGGCTGATGCCGGACGGTGGCGCCACGGCGCTGGTGGCTGCGGCGATCGGCCGGATCCGCGCGATGCGGATGGCCCTGCTGGCCGAACGTATCTTTGCCGCAGAGGCTTTCGAGTTCGGTCTGGTGAGTTCGGTGCATCCGGCAGACGAGCTCGACGCGGCAGTGGCCAAGGTGATCGACACGCTGGTTTCAGGTCCGGCAGTGTCGCTGCGCAAGACCAAGCAGGCGGTCAACGCCGCCACACTGACCGAACTCGAGGACGCGATCGGCCGGGAGGTCGAGGGGCAGAAGGTTCTTCTGGCCGCGCCCGACTTCGTCGAGGGCACCGAAGCTTTCCAGGAGCATCGCAAGCCGACGTTCACCGACGACTAG
- a CDS encoding CaiB/BaiF CoA transferase family protein: MAGPLQGLRVVELAGIGPGPHAAMILGDLGADVVRVERPGKNPGIPVKGSDYLLRNRRSVAANLKSEEDRDLVLRLVAKADVLIEGYRPGVTERLGLGPEDCAKVNDRLIYARMTGWGQTGPRSQQAGHDINYISLNGVLHAVGRVNERPVPPINLVGDFGGGSMFLLVGILAALWERERSGKGQVVDAAMVDGSSVLATMMWALRHIGMWSDTRGTNMLDTGAPYYDTYECTDGRHVAVGSIEPQFYAELLDKLGLDPKDLPDQNDVARWPELRAILTDKFASEDRDHWAKVFAGSDACVTPVLSFGEVETEAHNTERDTFYSENGSLFPAPAPRFSRTVPDKPREPGAPGADTEAVLHDWVRSPTDQ; this comes from the coding sequence ATGGCGGGACCACTTCAGGGTTTGCGAGTCGTCGAACTGGCGGGCATCGGTCCCGGCCCGCACGCCGCGATGATCCTCGGCGACCTGGGCGCCGATGTGGTCCGCGTCGAACGGCCCGGCAAGAACCCCGGCATCCCGGTGAAGGGCAGCGACTACCTACTGCGCAACCGCCGTTCGGTGGCCGCCAACCTCAAGAGCGAGGAGGACCGCGACCTGGTCCTCAGACTCGTCGCCAAGGCCGACGTGCTCATCGAGGGCTACCGGCCGGGTGTCACCGAGCGCCTCGGGCTGGGCCCCGAAGACTGCGCCAAGGTCAACGACCGGCTGATCTACGCCCGCATGACCGGCTGGGGCCAAACCGGTCCGCGCAGCCAGCAAGCCGGCCACGACATCAACTACATCTCACTCAACGGTGTGCTGCACGCTGTCGGCCGGGTCAACGAACGCCCGGTCCCGCCGATCAACCTCGTCGGTGACTTCGGAGGCGGGTCGATGTTCCTGCTCGTCGGCATCCTGGCCGCGCTGTGGGAGCGCGAGCGTTCCGGCAAGGGTCAGGTGGTCGACGCCGCGATGGTCGACGGCTCCAGCGTGCTGGCCACCATGATGTGGGCCCTCCGGCACATCGGCATGTGGAGCGACACCCGCGGCACCAATATGCTCGACACCGGAGCGCCGTACTACGACACCTACGAATGCACCGACGGCCGCCATGTCGCGGTCGGCTCGATCGAGCCGCAGTTCTACGCTGAACTGCTCGACAAGCTGGGCCTGGATCCCAAGGACCTGCCCGACCAGAACGACGTCGCCCGCTGGCCGGAGCTGCGCGCGATCCTCACCGACAAGTTCGCCTCGGAGGATCGCGATCACTGGGCGAAGGTGTTCGCCGGCAGCGACGCGTGCGTCACCCCGGTGCTGTCCTTCGGCGAGGTCGAGACCGAGGCGCACAACACCGAGCGCGACACCTTCTACAGCGAGAACGGCTCGCTGTTCCCCGCTCCGGCACCGCGGTTCTCGCGCACGGTGCCCGACAAACCCCGCGAGCCGGGCGCACCCGGAGCCGACACCGAGGCCGTCCTGCACGATTGGGTACGGTCACCAACCGACCAGTAG
- a CDS encoding 3-hydroxyacyl-CoA dehydrogenase — translation MLIKDAVAVVTGGASGLGLATTKALLDEGAKVVILDLPTSKGEEVAKELGDRVKFAPGDVTDEETVTKALDVAESLGPLRIVVNCAGTGDAIRVLSKKGVYPLNLFSRVVNINLVGTFNVLRLGAERIAKTDLVGEERGVIINTASVAAFDGQIGQAAYSASKGGVVGMTLPIARDLADKQIRVVTIAPGLFDTPLLAGLPEPARQSLGQQVPHPARLGKPEEYGALAVHIVENPMLNGEVIRLDGAIRMAPR, via the coding sequence GTGCTGATCAAGGACGCGGTGGCGGTGGTTACCGGAGGCGCCTCCGGTCTGGGCCTGGCCACCACCAAGGCCCTGCTCGACGAGGGCGCCAAGGTCGTCATCCTGGACCTGCCGACCTCCAAGGGTGAAGAGGTCGCCAAGGAACTCGGCGATCGGGTGAAGTTCGCTCCCGGCGACGTCACCGACGAGGAGACCGTCACCAAGGCGCTGGACGTCGCCGAATCCCTTGGCCCGCTGCGCATCGTGGTCAACTGCGCGGGAACCGGTGACGCCATCCGCGTGCTGTCCAAGAAGGGCGTCTACCCGCTGAACCTGTTCTCCCGCGTGGTGAACATCAATCTGGTCGGCACCTTTAACGTGCTGCGCCTGGGTGCCGAGCGCATCGCCAAGACCGACCTGGTCGGTGAGGAGCGCGGCGTCATCATCAACACCGCCTCGGTGGCCGCATTCGACGGCCAGATCGGTCAGGCCGCCTACTCGGCGTCCAAGGGCGGCGTGGTCGGCATGACCTTACCGATCGCACGTGACCTGGCGGACAAGCAGATTCGCGTGGTGACCATCGCTCCCGGCCTGTTCGACACCCCGCTGCTGGCGGGTCTGCCCGAGCCGGCCCGGCAGTCGCTGGGTCAGCAGGTGCCGCATCCCGCCCGGCTGGGCAAGCCCGAGGAGTACGGCGCTCTGGCGGTGCACATCGTCGAGAACCCGATGCTCAACGGCGAGGTCATCCGCCTCGATGGCGCGATCCGCATGGCTCCGCGGTAG
- a CDS encoding class I SAM-dependent methyltransferase — protein MSTQTFDHPFFARFWTVLSAHESGAMKKMRKENLAGLTGRVLEVGAGTGTNFAFYPDTVTEVVALEPETRLAPHAAQATASAPVPVTVIESTIETMPAVEPFDAVVCSLVLCSVADPDGVLRQLNSVLMPGGELRYFEHIAQPGWRGQLQKVADATIWPRLAGNCHTHRETERAIAGAGFSIQTARHEATFPAWVPLPVQEVALGRALKGA, from the coding sequence GTGAGCACACAGACCTTCGACCACCCCTTCTTCGCACGGTTCTGGACGGTGCTGTCCGCCCACGAATCCGGTGCGATGAAGAAGATGCGCAAGGAGAACCTCGCGGGTCTGACCGGCCGGGTGCTCGAGGTCGGCGCGGGCACCGGGACCAACTTCGCGTTCTATCCCGACACCGTGACCGAGGTCGTCGCGCTCGAACCCGAGACCCGGCTGGCACCGCATGCCGCGCAGGCCACGGCGTCCGCACCGGTCCCGGTGACGGTGATCGAGTCCACCATCGAGACCATGCCGGCCGTCGAACCGTTCGACGCCGTGGTGTGCTCACTGGTGTTGTGTTCGGTCGCCGACCCGGATGGCGTTCTGCGCCAACTCAATTCAGTGCTCATGCCCGGTGGTGAACTGCGCTACTTCGAGCACATCGCGCAGCCGGGCTGGCGCGGCCAACTGCAGAAGGTGGCCGACGCGACGATCTGGCCGCGACTGGCCGGCAACTGCCACACCCACCGCGAGACCGAGCGGGCGATCGCCGGTGCCGGCTTCTCCATCCAGACCGCGCGTCACGAGGCGACCTTCCCGGCCTGGGTGCCGCTTCCGGTTCA